Proteins found in one Arthrobacter pascens genomic segment:
- the argS gene encoding arginine--tRNA ligase, translating into MVVPRVQAAIAQAFGEEFRDTDPVVRPSQFADIQINAAMSLAKKVGVPPRDAAARIVEALKLDGICNSVEISGPGFINLTFDGTWIEELLNSAATKAESTPTGGGPGAQAQRVVVDYSSPNVAKEMHVGHLRTTVVGDSLVRILEALGHTVIRQNHIGDWGTPFGMLIEHWLEVGEDSPDGALLVDDPSAFYQAARAKFDGDADFATRARLRVVSLQSAHEETLAVWRRLVDHSKLYFNAIYSTLGVSLEDDHIAGESSYDPHLAQLCQELEEAGLARVSEGALCTFPAGFKGRDGEPLPLIIRKSDGGYGYATTDLATVRYRVQELHADRILYVVGAPQNVHLRMVMETAREAGWLPDTVEATHVQIGNVLGQDGKILKSRSGTPVKLMALLEEAVDRARAVVDASRPDLSEEERAVTARQVGMGAVKYADLSVGHDTEYVFDFDRMLALTGNTGPYVQYAAARIRSILRKAGVSSPTGAEGEPTAAGAIAVVDPAERALALHLLEYGATLRRVGELLEPHRLCAYLFELAQLFTSFYDQCPVLKAEESVRASRLALCSLVLHRLSDGLDLLGIGTPENM; encoded by the coding sequence AGCCATGTCCCTCGCCAAGAAGGTGGGCGTGCCGCCGCGGGATGCCGCAGCACGGATCGTCGAGGCCCTGAAGCTCGACGGCATCTGCAACAGCGTCGAGATATCCGGCCCGGGCTTCATCAACCTTACGTTCGACGGCACCTGGATCGAAGAGCTGCTCAACTCAGCCGCCACCAAAGCGGAGAGTACCCCGACGGGCGGCGGCCCGGGGGCGCAAGCCCAGCGCGTCGTCGTCGACTATTCCTCCCCAAACGTTGCGAAGGAAATGCACGTCGGGCATCTCCGCACCACCGTGGTGGGCGACAGCTTGGTCCGGATCCTCGAGGCCCTGGGCCACACCGTGATCCGGCAAAACCACATCGGCGACTGGGGCACGCCGTTTGGCATGCTGATCGAGCACTGGCTGGAGGTCGGAGAGGATTCGCCGGACGGTGCCCTTCTGGTTGATGATCCCAGCGCGTTTTATCAGGCAGCGCGGGCAAAGTTCGACGGCGACGCCGACTTCGCCACGCGGGCTCGCCTTCGCGTCGTGTCACTTCAGTCGGCCCACGAAGAGACCCTGGCCGTCTGGCGCCGGCTGGTGGACCACTCGAAGCTGTACTTCAACGCCATTTACTCGACGCTCGGAGTCAGCCTCGAGGACGACCACATCGCCGGCGAAAGCTCCTACGATCCCCATTTAGCACAGCTGTGCCAGGAACTGGAGGAGGCCGGTCTCGCACGTGTGAGCGAAGGGGCGCTCTGCACATTCCCGGCCGGTTTCAAAGGCCGGGACGGCGAGCCACTGCCGCTCATCATCCGGAAGTCCGACGGCGGGTACGGCTACGCCACCACGGATCTGGCGACCGTCCGGTACCGCGTCCAGGAACTCCACGCCGACCGCATCCTCTACGTGGTGGGAGCACCGCAGAACGTCCACCTGCGCATGGTCATGGAAACGGCCCGCGAGGCCGGTTGGCTTCCGGACACGGTTGAGGCAACCCACGTGCAGATCGGCAACGTGCTGGGTCAGGACGGCAAGATCCTCAAGTCGCGCTCCGGCACACCGGTTAAGCTCATGGCCCTGCTGGAGGAGGCCGTGGACCGCGCCCGTGCTGTGGTTGATGCCAGCCGCCCCGATCTCTCCGAGGAGGAGCGCGCCGTCACCGCCCGCCAAGTGGGCATGGGCGCCGTCAAATACGCCGACCTCTCGGTGGGTCACGACACCGAGTATGTGTTCGACTTCGACCGCATGCTGGCACTCACCGGCAATACCGGCCCTTATGTGCAGTACGCCGCCGCACGCATCCGGTCCATCCTTCGAAAAGCCGGCGTTTCCAGCCCAACCGGAGCGGAAGGCGAGCCGACGGCGGCGGGTGCGATCGCCGTCGTCGACCCCGCCGAACGTGCGCTGGCCCTCCACCTCCTGGAGTACGGTGCCACGCTGCGGAGGGTGGGCGAACTGCTCGAGCCGCACCGGCTATGCGCCTACCTGTTCGAACTGGCGCAGCTGTTCACGTCCTTCTACGATCAATGCCCGGTGCTGAAGGCAGAGGAGTCCGTTCGCGCGTCCCGGCTTGCCCTGTGCTCACTCGTCCTCCACAGGCTGTCTGACGGGCTGGACCTGTTGGGGATCGGAACGCCGGAGAACATGTAG